The Cyclopterus lumpus isolate fCycLum1 chromosome 1, fCycLum1.pri, whole genome shotgun sequence sequence TTGTTGATTCGGCCATGAGTTCTGGCAGACTTTACTTTGGCTGATTATGCAagagttaatgtgtgtgtgtgtgtgtgtgtgtgtgcgtgtgcgtgtgtgtgtgtgtgtgtgtgtgtgtgtgtgtgctacacaCTCGTGGCCAGCTTGGATCTCAGTTGGATacaggaaatgtgtgtttggtcgGGAACAGATGATTGTGAGGCACACTGTCCCGGGCAGAACTCTGTACCAGGAGGTggccagtaaacacacacacacacacacacacacacacacaacacacacatgcacacacattctgttcacatgcaaaaaaagagagaaaaaaaacatgcacaagcTAAGAAACAAGTCCATTGATGTGAATAAAACTGCACCTCACCAAACCTAAAGATAATATTTCATGGGGGGGGTTTTCACACCGGTAGACGTAGATCCTTGTTTTCTTTATGCGTCTGAACGATGCATTGTTTTGGACATCACATTTGATAAACGTAGCGACATTCAGACAGTTTTAATGGGAGTTGGAGTCGAGTGATGGGTTGAAACGTGGCGAGAGGGTTTATTAGTCaactgtgtgtgactgagatGGGAAGTAACCCAGGCACAGCTGCAAGTGCAGCTAAACAAACACTCATACATAAAAGATGAGTCCCTCTCCAccccctttgtgtgtgtctctctctcacacacacacacacacacacacacacacacacacacacacacacacactatagctATAAGTGTTCACCTGAATTTATTGACTAATCTCCTTTTCTATAGGATTTAATTCACCAATCTCTGTGTATTCAGGAACTAGACAAACAAGCTTCCTCTGTCCCACTTATTTTCAACCTGCATGTCTGGATCTGTGCACCTGTGTTTATTTCCGTCTTTTccacccttcctctcctctcctttccttctcctctcctctctcctcccctccctttccctccccctGCTCAGGCCTCGGTCTGTCTGAGAGGACAAAGCGATAcctcaaaggttttttttgaaAAATTATATGTCGTGTCATCGCCACTCAGCTATACGGAATCTCGTGTCGGGGTATATGCAACGGGCCTCGGCTTCGCCCGTGTGCCGTGGTGTGATAAATTAACAGCTTTGCATATCCTGACTGTGTGTGGAGGCAGGTCACGGTGAATCAATAGTATCTGTGGAGGGGAAGGAAGCAGAatctctcatcttcatctccgcCTCAGAGCTgtatctgtctttttttctttccaatgtTTCGGCATGTCTCTCTGCTTATCTGGCCCTCCACCCTCAatcccttatctctctctctctctctttaccctaTGTACCCAAAAGCAATAAGTGACTTGAAGGGCAGAGGGTGAAAACACAAATGAACCACAGGGGGTGAGTGACAGACACagaaagcaggggggggggatagacCATGTAACAGATGGGAGAAAGAGATTGTCTCCGATATCGATCTGGTAATCCTCGTTGTGCTCTCTGGCAATTTGAATCTTCCTCctacacaagatgaggagatgCAGGGAAAGGgtgagattgagagagagagagagagagagaaaggagtgcatggagtggaggagggagggagtgagggagtgagtgaggaggagcAGTGCCATCCAGTGGTGCAGAGGCACGCTGCAGCGTGTTTGGTCTTTATTTTCATAAGAGAAACTAAAATCATAAAACTACAGCATGCACTGCGGTCAAAATAACTTGCACTGTAATAAATGCactattcttttaatattcataTGTTATCCTATGTTCGTGCCCTTTAgcttttattgtgtattgtaaTAATTGTTCCAGATTAATGTGGGAGGTTATTATAGGGCTGTATGCTACCTGAGAGGAATTAACTCATCTGCATGTTTtctaaagagaaaaagaaatcatccatttttttaattttttcattaaagaaaatgcTTGAATTAAACATTAATCAGAAAAAAAGTCAGTACAGTTCCTTGTTGGAACGTAACATTACCCATTTATTTTTGCATCCAGAAAACTAACTGGTGATAATAAGTGAAACAATATGAATAACACAATTTGACCATCGTTGCTTTTTAAGCGCTGCGTTGATTTGAACTGCAACTAAAATGAATATACGTTAAATAATATATTGATTTATTCCAAAATCTCGTGGAACGATCACACGTGTAACAAACATTCATGTGTCCACATACTTTCGTCCACATAGTGCATCAGAATAAACACCCTGTTTAAAGCCCTCTCTCTCAAAGGAGCCTATACTTCTACTTTCCCTCCGGCTACATCGCGATGACCTCAAAAAGCCATTTATTAACATGGATTATATGTCgactggaacaaaaaaaaaaaaaaaactgccagaTGATCAGCAGCtacatctctctttctctctctcttcttctctaaaCCACCTGACACAGAGATTGAGatcaaaagaaaggaaagatggAGCGAGAGAAGACGGAGGAATATATATGAACAGAAGAAAAGATTGACCGCCATCTCTCTCGGTTCATAATTCGGCACGAAGGCCGTGGGTTAGATTTCTCTCTGTGTTAGCAAAGCGCCCTCGATAACTATGCTGTTAAAGTGGAAGatcagaggaaaggaaaaagagaggatgTGTAACTGTGTTCCTGTCTAGTCGCACAGCTTCttttctcttgatgtattcaaGCACACGGACatcaaagtaaaacagaaacacgacatactgtatatttatatatatatatatatatatatatatatatatatatatatatatatgttaatggtGTGATAATGGTGGTTATTGGGATTGTTCACTATATTTCTGATGAATGCTGAAATATCAACTGTTGAATGGCACATTTTGTACAGACGGCGTCCTCATGACATTTGTTTGGcatcttgtatgtttttagtgaAATGTCTATTAGATGGATGATTTGTAATGCGATGACTACACTCAGGTGTTCACGGTGACCCGCGCGGCGCTCGACATCCTGCGAATGTCATAAATTCATTTTCAGTTCCCACCATTAAGAATATAAATGGCCACTGACGTTACGATGTACTGTAATCAAATCAATCAAGAACAAGCGATTACTTTATATGGCGAATGTTTCGTTTGAAGCagttatattacattaatacgttttatttcattctttttgGACATTCACTTCACGTGCGGTTAAAATGTAACTGGCAATTATTACAttatcgtttttttttattacagttgTTTGTGACATTACGTGACATTCATTGTTTTATCTTTCAATATCTGGAATTAATGCATTGTCACTTTTTTAGAATCATATTTGTTTATACTGAACTTTCTTTTTGCattattagtttttattaaaataattatttacaaTTATGTTATTAGTTCATAATGCTTCTTCGCCttattttttaacaatatttattttgttatgtggAATTATTACATTGCATTCATTATGTAATGACCGGTTATATTATAATTTCTTATTACATTATTTGCAATTATTAAGTAATCTGTTATATTGACATTATTGGCTTTTCAAATGTTATAAACAGTAATTTCATTTTCCAAGCAGCCCAAACTGGGTCCTGAACCTCTTGCAGAGGATGAAGTAGATGAGCGGGTCCAGGCAGACGTTGAGAACGGACATTATGATGGTGACCTCCTTCACGTTGTAGAGGAACTTGCCACTTGAACACAGGAACTCTTTGGGGAGGTGAACCAGGTGGTAGGGGACAAAGCAAAAGCAGAAGACACTGACCAGCACTAACATGTTCCTGCGGGTCCTCGCAAGCTTCGTGAAGCAGGAGGATGCCGCCAGCCTCTGCTGCACCAGTGCCACCCGCCGGGAGGTGCTGTAGTAGAAGAAGACCAGGGAGGCGAGGACGGACAGGAACATGACGTTGGCGCAGGAGTATATGATCTTCATCACCAAGCTGAACTGGCCGGTGTGCGAATATTCACAAGTCTCCAGGACAGAGGTGAAAGGTTTCTGGGTCTGGAACGACAGGACGACGAAGGCGCTCATCGTGGCCAGGAGGAAAACCCAGGTTGCCGTGGAGATGATGTGAGCGGCCCGCACCGTCAGCAGGATGTGAGTTCCTAAAGGTTGAACGACCTTCAGATacctgcagaggagagagaggatttcAGTGAATAACGGTTTTGAGTTTAGCATTCACCTCCTGCTGCCTTTAAGTGGAAACTGGGAATTTGTGTGTTTGACGTAGGGATTCGATGAAGAATCACTCTTCTTCTACTcgtaaaaaagaaacactagTGCAGtagttttgtgtgtttacagaaaAGACTCCTCAGCTCTTGCAGTGCACCTGGTAGTCAACTTAAAGGGCATTACGAGTACCGAGTCATGCCCTTCGGCTTAACCAATGCCCCCGCCGTCTTCCAGACCCTGGTGAACGACGTGCTCCGGGACATTTTGGATCGGCACGTATTCGTCTACCTCGATGACATCCTGATATTCTCCAAGAACCAAGAGGAACACGTTCACCACGTCCAATCCGTACTCCAACGGCTAATGGAGAACTCTCTTTTTGTCCCACCGTTTCATTTCTGGGATATATATATCGCTTCCCATGTCAGCATCAAGATGGACCCCGCGAAGGTTGCTACCGTCACTACCTGGTCTGTCCCAAATTCAATGTTTCCTGGGGTTCGCCAACTTCTTCAGGAGGTTCACCCGAATCACAGCTCGGTCGCTTCCCCACTCACTGGCCCTCACCACTTCCAAGATTCCCTTCTGTTGGACTTCTGCAGCCTTCAGAACCTTAAATCCAGGTTCACCAACACCAAGTCTCGACCCTTGGCCGGATTGTTGGTATTGTAAACCTCTGTCTGGAATAAAGCTTTTCTTAAACGATTCCACTGGTTCTGTTCAACTGCGACTGGGTCCTTACCACCACCTGTTACAAAATTGGTGTGTGCATTGGCATTGATACATCTGGGAAGTCTGTTTCATGCAACAGGGAGATTCAAATTTAAAACTGGCGAACCTGTTAGCGGCGATGTAGCCCATGAACATGATGCTGGCGTAAATGTTGAGCAAGAGAACGGCGCGGGCAACGTTGCAGTTGACCAAGTGGAGGGTGACAGAGCTGCTGGCGTATTTCGCGACGCGGATTGGGAGACAGAGGCAGACCAGGAAGTCGGCGGCTACCAAGTTCTTCAGGTAGATCGTGATGCTGCTGGATGTCTTCTGCTGAGCTCGGCAGAAGTAAAACGTCACGATGAAGCCGTTGAGGGGGAGACCCACCTGGAGAGAAAACATCGCGAGTATGGAGAGATTTACAATTTGCAACATTTGCCGTCAGTCAAAAGAATTTTTGGATTTGACCGGAGATCACTTAAGATGATAATGTTCTACCCAATTAGGGAATCAAATTCCAAAAAAAGTCAGTCAGTCGGAATAATGTTTGCATGTACCCAACCCCAAAAGAATTTGGTTGAAAATGTTTCCTGACTCTTGCGTGTGTTGTGTTGATCTGGATTGTTGAAACTCACCAGAAACACGAGACCGTGGACCATCATGAAGAAGAGGTCGGCTGACCTGTCCACCTGACCACAGGTGGTCTGGTTCGTAACTGATGACTGATGGAATAAGGAAGTCGCTTCCTCTCCTGCTTGGTCACTCATTGTTTCTATCTGGTTCATCTAACAGAGGTGAACCCAAATTACAAATCTTCATATCCATAGTCAACCCAAGAAGATAAAGTTGTATCACTTGAAGGAACAAATGGATGGTTTCAAATCAATGCAGTGTTTTATACCATCAACTCCGTATTATATATCCTTATATTAACTTAATGGTCAGCTGACCGTATGATCATGAATATTAAACCTTGCATCAGAAAAAGTGCAACGAAGAGAAGATGAAATACCTGCAGCACAAACCTGTCTGTGTCGGTGAGGAGGTCTATTCACTGAAAcgcttccgtcttcacaggaagagCTGCAGAACTAGGAAGTGATGGCTTCCTTGTGAGATAGCATctctataaataaaagaagcaacACTGCACCGCTGTTGGTTGAGGTGTCGTTTTATCTTCCTGTGTACTTCCAATACAATTACCACTGAAGACTTTTTTTGGTGTCACGGTCTCGAATAGAAGATACATCCTCATGGCATTTGGTGGCAAACGAATCTATTGATCCTTATGCAGGTCTGAAGGTAACCCAGACAGCTTCATAGCCCCGTCCTCTGGGGGCATGCACAGGATTAATCGTGAAAAAGTCAAATAGGATCCCTTTTTTTGGTAAtggacacaaaagaaaagcatccGCGTGAGCAAATGGTCAGAGCAGATGCATGACGTAGTATTGAATATCAATAAATAACGCTTATGATGTGTGTGAAGGACATGGGTCTGCTGCATGGAGCTTTAagcaacatttaataaaatgtgcacACTGAAAACGAACCTGTTCCTGCTGTTTGTAATTGTTATTATTGAAAGACTCTGACGGTTTTTTCTTTAGGCAGATGCATATTTCTTTCcttgttttgcatttaaattactttaaaaatgaGTCATGAGCATCAACGACAAATAGATACGGAAATTCTCTCTGGACTTCAAATACCGAGGTCATGAGTGCAAATTCAACTCCCccatatatttaatttttcctttctttccctttttattaaATTCAAAGTCATCAAAGATATCAGAATCTGCGTTGATGATATGCGACGGCTTTCtggatttgtgtgtgatggCAGAATAACTCAAGTCTGTTAAACAACTGCCACATTCCCAGAACCGATGGAGTAATAAAATAAACGTCATTGTTGTGTGTAAACAGAGCTTATCAGAGTCATGTGCTTCCACAGACTGTTTAAAAGGACCTTGTTTTAGACCAACCTTCCTctccatgatgatgatgatgatgatgcaggtAAGAGCTGCAGCTTCTCTTAACATTTAAACcagatcattttttttattttataatgaaaaaacaaatgttgctCCTATTTTCTTTGATATACTTAGACAATGTTTTCATGACGTTTattattttgtgaaaatgtattatcTCAATAATTAGCATTATTGTTAGTAATGTCACTAGTAATAATAGCACTAGTAATTAGTAATGTCTGTGGGAACAGCTCTAAATTGTCAAGATTTTAAAAACCAGAGTCGCAGCACttatttaatgttaaaatcAGTGAAGCAAATCTATGTGTTTCATAGTTTTCTAAATAGTCATTTATAGATTGACGTGTAAAGGAAGTCAAGGTTATAATAGATTacctaaaacatttttacaatttaatCTTGTTATTGTTAAATTAATCAACAATTTGTTccattgtttattgttgttattttaatggTTGGGTGTCGTAGATTAATATTATTGAgtatctttctttttattgttggCTCTGCAGTGTTGTTAGTTATTGTTAGTTACACATTAACAGGCACTCGCAGCCCCAGTAAGAACACATTATCTCTTTCCAGATGTCAGATCCCTGAACTCGCTTGCGTGAATTAAAACAAACTATTAGAATGTCAAACGAAAACGCGCAGGATATTAGACACGGatagatttaaatgttttcaaatgaattTGAATTAATCCAAACCTGATTCTACACCCTCTGCTCCATAGAGGGACAGAGTTCAGAACAACTCAGCAGGGGAAAAACCCCAAATGTTGTAACTGTTGTTTGCTTCCAGTGAATTTTCTGCTCTGAATTCAAGTCACGTAAGACTTACAGAGCAGCGAAGGTGGATGTGTTTGTATCTCAAGTATCAATGAAATCCTGTTCTTTCATACCGGCGTCCATTCAGAGAAAccatacaataaatacattaagtGAGAAGTATGAAGAAGACGGGAAGGACACAAAGAGTAATATGGTTGTTATTTACTTCACTCACATTATTTAAATACCTTAAAATTGTTTTCGCAGAGGAGGATAATTGTGAGAACAAATGAAAAACCACTAAAGATATATGAATGATACAATAGAGAACACAAATACATAATACGCATCTACAGTGTTTCTAATACATCGTCGGAGTAcccttttaatttaattaaaggaAGAGAATCCCGCTGATATTCTCACCAAACGGATGATGGATTGTAATCACAGAAGCAGTGATTGAATCATTGTGccagaaataataaatacatttattttcgtTTACTACCAATAACCGTATTTAATTACGTGACACCGTTCTTCATTCCGCCTAATGTTTgctatttaatctgtttttctcGTGATATGCATCCATGAGTGCAGGAA is a genomic window containing:
- the LOC117731988 gene encoding P2Y purinoceptor 14-like, with amino-acid sequence MSDQAGEEATSLFHQSSVTNQTTCGQVDRSADLFFMMVHGLVFLVGLPLNGFIVTFYFCRAQQKTSSSITIYLKNLVAADFLVCLCLPIRVAKYASSSVTLHLVNCNVARAVLLLNIYASIMFMGYIAANRYLKVVQPLGTHILLTVRAAHIISTATWVFLLATMSAFVVLSFQTQKPFTSVLETCEYSHTGQFSLVMKIIYSCANVMFLSVLASLVFFYYSTSRRVALVQQRLAASSCFTKLARTRRNMLVLVSVFCFCFVPYHLVHLPKEFLCSSGKFLYNVKEVTIIMSVLNVCLDPLIYFILCKRFRTQFGLLGK